Proteins encoded within one genomic window of Geotalea daltonii FRC-32:
- a CDS encoding 3'-5' exoribonuclease YhaM family protein encodes MKKFVSEIKDRDQVDSVFLVKEKITAMAKNGKPYLTLRLMDKTGEVDAKIWDNVDQISMLFDKDDFLSVRSKASVYLGKMQLIISELSKVPEESVTLADFLPETERNIKEMENELFSLVESVSDINLKSLLNAFFRDTELFSLYRVAPAAKGMHHVYLGGLLEHSLAVAKLVDSIVPLYSGLNRDLLITGALLHDVGKVREMTYMRAFDYTDEGKLIGHITIGVEMLQEKIMTITGFPVELAMLLKHMLLSHHGQYEFGSPKRPKTIEATILNYLDDLDSKINGIKTHIKKETASDSRWTAYHRLYDRYFFKNNGHEEPEMEIESVVETPAEAQPLQAKSVQPREGKHGFHNSPFTQLKEENLDLFQLPKG; translated from the coding sequence TTGAAGAAATTTGTTTCTGAAATAAAGGATCGCGATCAGGTGGATTCCGTTTTTCTGGTCAAGGAAAAGATCACTGCCATGGCCAAAAACGGCAAGCCTTACCTGACGTTGCGCCTGATGGATAAAACCGGCGAGGTTGATGCGAAGATCTGGGATAATGTGGATCAGATCAGCATGTTGTTCGACAAGGATGATTTCCTGTCGGTTCGTTCCAAGGCATCGGTTTACCTGGGGAAGATGCAGCTGATCATTTCCGAGCTGAGCAAAGTGCCGGAGGAGAGCGTCACCCTGGCGGACTTTCTGCCGGAGACGGAACGGAACATAAAGGAAATGGAGAACGAGCTCTTCTCGTTGGTCGAATCCGTCTCCGACATCAATCTGAAGAGCCTGCTCAATGCGTTCTTCAGGGATACCGAGCTCTTCTCCCTTTACCGGGTTGCTCCGGCGGCAAAAGGGATGCATCACGTATACCTGGGTGGTCTTCTGGAACATTCCCTTGCCGTAGCCAAACTGGTAGACAGCATTGTTCCCCTGTATTCGGGGCTCAACCGCGATCTGCTCATAACCGGTGCACTGCTCCATGATGTGGGCAAGGTGAGGGAGATGACCTATATGCGCGCTTTCGATTATACCGATGAAGGCAAGCTCATCGGCCACATCACCATCGGCGTCGAGATGCTGCAGGAGAAAATCATGACCATCACCGGTTTTCCCGTGGAACTGGCCATGCTTCTCAAGCACATGCTCCTTTCCCATCATGGCCAGTATGAGTTCGGTTCCCCGAAACGTCCGAAAACCATCGAGGCTACAATTCTCAATTACCTGGACGACCTGGATTCAAAGATCAACGGCATCAAGACCCACATCAAAAAGGAAACTGCCAGCGACTCCCGCTGGACAGCCTATCACCGCCTCTATGACCGTTATTTTTTCAAGAACAATGGCCATGAGGAGCCTGAGATGGAGATTGAATCTGTGGTGGAGACTCCGGCGGAGGCGCAGCCCTTGCAGGCAAAATCTGTCCAGCCAAGGGAAGGAAAGCATGGGTTTCACAACAGCCCCTTCACTCAGCTTAAAGAGGAGAATCTCGACCTGTTCCAGTTGCCAAAGGGATAG
- a CDS encoding uracil-DNA glycosylase has translation MHGADEARQLVASLCVYLEDLQESGIDGLAYGESAPAVDHGNDYHSATSPPASVEPAPAEGSPPDPVSAEKETLDKVRLDLGNCTRCGLSGTRTNLVFGIGNPAARLVFVGEAPGRDEDLQGEPFVGEAGQLLTKIIGAMQFKRSDVYICNILKCRPPGNRNPQQEEIEQCQPFLLRQLHAVNPEAIVCLGTFAAQTLLQTKEPISKLRGRFHDYHGIPLMPTFHPAFLLRNPAMKREVWEDMQKVMRLLDIELKK, from the coding sequence ATGCATGGGGCCGATGAAGCACGGCAGTTGGTGGCTTCGCTCTGTGTCTATCTGGAGGATCTGCAGGAATCTGGCATAGACGGCTTGGCCTATGGAGAGTCCGCTCCAGCTGTTGATCACGGAAATGATTACCACTCTGCTACTTCCCCACCAGCTTCGGTTGAACCGGCCCCTGCCGAAGGCTCGCCGCCAGACCCGGTATCAGCAGAGAAGGAAACTCTGGACAAAGTGCGGCTTGACCTGGGGAATTGCACCCGCTGCGGACTAAGCGGCACCAGGACCAATCTGGTATTCGGTATCGGCAATCCGGCTGCAAGGCTGGTCTTTGTAGGCGAGGCGCCGGGGCGGGACGAAGACCTTCAAGGAGAGCCCTTTGTCGGCGAGGCAGGACAGCTGCTGACCAAGATAATTGGCGCCATGCAGTTCAAGCGGAGCGATGTCTACATCTGCAACATACTCAAGTGCCGTCCCCCGGGCAACCGTAACCCTCAGCAGGAAGAGATCGAACAGTGCCAGCCGTTTCTGCTCCGGCAACTGCATGCTGTGAATCCTGAAGCCATTGTCTGTCTGGGCACCTTTGCCGCCCAGACCCTGCTTCAGACCAAGGAACCGATCTCCAAACTGCGTGGCCGCTTTCACGACTACCATGGCATACCGCTCATGCCGACCTTTCACCCGGCGTTCCTGTTGCGCAATCCGGCCATGAAGCGCGAGGTGTGGGAAGATATGCAGAAGGTGATGCGGCTGCTTGATATTGAACTGAAGAAGTGA
- the coaBC gene encoding bifunctional phosphopantothenoylcysteine decarboxylase/phosphopantothenate--cysteine ligase CoaBC, with the protein MLKGNEIILGVTGGIAAYKSVELLRLLTKAGANVHVIMTASATEFVTPLTFQTLSMNPVSTSLFSLISEREIGHISLADRADLFVIAPATANVIGKLANGIADDMLTTTVMATKAPVLVAPAMNVNMYQNPIYKENEKKLKRHGYLFVEPARGLLACGWEGEGKLQEPQIIFEEALAALTTKDLAGEHILITAGPTREELDPVRFISNHSSGKMGYAIAKAARRRGAAVTLVTGPTCLTEPCGVATIQVTSAEEMRQAVMAAFPASTIIIKAAAVADYRPVARAVAKIKKTAGSLSLELEKNPDILFELGKIKADKILIGFAAETGDLLDNAAKKLTVKNVDMIVANDIGAEGAGFNVDTNIVKLLFKDGRVEDVPLMGKQELADVLLDRAVKLKGR; encoded by the coding sequence ATGTTGAAAGGTAATGAAATCATCCTTGGGGTCACCGGCGGTATCGCTGCCTATAAATCTGTGGAACTGTTGCGCCTGCTGACCAAGGCGGGGGCAAACGTACATGTGATCATGACTGCTTCTGCAACTGAATTCGTCACGCCGCTGACCTTTCAGACCCTCTCCATGAACCCGGTCTCTACCTCTCTGTTCAGCCTGATCTCCGAGAGGGAAATAGGGCATATTTCTTTGGCCGACCGGGCCGATCTCTTTGTCATCGCTCCTGCAACCGCTAATGTCATCGGCAAGCTGGCCAACGGCATTGCCGACGACATGCTGACAACCACGGTCATGGCTACCAAGGCGCCGGTGCTGGTAGCTCCGGCCATGAATGTCAACATGTACCAGAACCCTATCTACAAGGAAAACGAGAAGAAATTGAAGAGGCACGGCTATCTCTTTGTCGAACCGGCGAGGGGATTACTTGCCTGCGGTTGGGAGGGGGAAGGAAAGCTGCAGGAGCCGCAGATCATTTTTGAAGAGGCCCTGGCTGCATTGACGACAAAGGATCTGGCAGGTGAGCATATTCTTATCACTGCCGGCCCCACCAGGGAAGAACTCGACCCGGTGCGGTTCATCAGCAACCACTCATCAGGTAAAATGGGCTATGCCATAGCCAAAGCTGCCCGCCGCCGTGGAGCAGCCGTTACCCTCGTGACCGGGCCTACCTGCCTGACCGAGCCATGCGGTGTCGCGACAATTCAGGTCACTAGCGCCGAAGAAATGCGGCAGGCAGTAATGGCTGCCTTTCCCGCAAGCACCATCATCATAAAGGCCGCGGCAGTGGCCGATTACCGTCCTGTGGCCAGGGCAGTCGCCAAAATCAAAAAAACTGCCGGTTCCCTATCCTTGGAATTGGAGAAAAATCCGGATATCCTTTTCGAGCTGGGAAAGATAAAAGCAGACAAGATCCTCATCGGTTTTGCCGCCGAGACCGGTGATCTGTTGGACAATGCCGCAAAGAAACTGACCGTAAAGAATGTGGATATGATCGTTGCCAACGATATCGGGGCCGAAGGTGCCGGATTCAATGTGGATACCAATATCGTCAAGCTTCTTTTCAAGGATGGAAGGGTTGAAGATGTGCCGCTGATGGGCAAACAGGAACTGGCCGATGTACTTCTGGACCGGGCGGTGAAGTTGAAGGGGCGGTGA
- a CDS encoding efflux transporter outer membrane subunit, with protein MTYVVHLVRWLIIIATLALAGCVTVGPDYVKPELDVPANWNRLDQANSETKAAATGDLSRWWLALNDPLLSGLIDDALQASPDLRSAKARLREARARGAVASAGLYPAVTASGSARRNRSSEELGGGSTQNLFRADFDAQWELDLFGGVRRGIEATRADVESSVASLENTRVSLVAETAQNYVEVRTLQLRLGIARDNLVSQTETLQLTDWRAQAGLVSSQDVDQARSNREQTRARIPGLEISLAEAEHRLEVLLGKTPGTLQGRLAVAGELPSVPMQIAVGIPAETLRQRPDVRAAERKLAAETARIGAAEAARYPSFSISGSIGFEALTVGALGSSGAATSSLLAGITAPIFNAGKLRNQVVIQDAVREQALVAYEQSVLTALQEVENALVAFSRNRESSEALTNAAESARNAARSARQRYSAGLIDFQSVLDTERTVLSVEDSLASTRANQVAALIRLYKALGGGWSPQNQPGATEKVKS; from the coding sequence GTGACATACGTGGTGCATCTCGTCCGGTGGTTAATCATAATTGCAACACTTGCCCTCGCTGGTTGCGTCACAGTCGGCCCGGATTACGTAAAGCCGGAACTTGATGTGCCGGCAAACTGGAATCGGCTGGACCAAGCCAATTCAGAAACAAAAGCCGCTGCGACTGGTGACTTGAGCCGCTGGTGGCTGGCGCTGAATGATCCGCTGCTGTCCGGGCTGATTGATGATGCCCTGCAGGCGAGCCCCGATCTGCGCAGCGCAAAAGCCCGATTGCGGGAAGCCCGCGCTCGGGGCGCAGTGGCCTCTGCCGGGCTATATCCCGCCGTGACCGCCTCGGGCAGCGCCAGACGCAATCGGTCAAGCGAGGAACTGGGAGGCGGTAGCACGCAGAACCTGTTCAGAGCAGACTTCGATGCGCAGTGGGAGCTGGATCTCTTCGGTGGTGTACGCCGTGGCATTGAGGCGACCAGGGCTGATGTGGAATCCTCGGTGGCAAGCCTTGAGAATACCAGGGTTTCTCTGGTGGCGGAAACGGCACAGAACTACGTGGAGGTTCGAACCCTGCAGCTCAGGCTTGGCATTGCCCGGGACAACCTGGTCAGCCAGACGGAGACGCTGCAGCTCACCGACTGGCGTGCCCAAGCGGGCCTGGTGAGCAGCCAGGACGTTGACCAGGCGCGCAGCAACCGGGAGCAGACCCGGGCCCGCATTCCAGGTCTGGAAATCAGTCTGGCGGAAGCAGAGCACCGCCTGGAAGTTTTGCTGGGCAAAACGCCGGGAACCCTCCAAGGGCGACTTGCAGTCGCCGGTGAACTGCCGTCTGTACCTATGCAGATTGCCGTAGGCATCCCAGCCGAGACCCTTCGCCAGCGCCCTGATGTTCGGGCCGCCGAGCGGAAATTAGCAGCAGAAACGGCCCGGATAGGGGCAGCCGAAGCTGCGCGATATCCTTCCTTCAGCATCTCTGGTTCCATCGGCTTTGAAGCGCTGACCGTCGGAGCACTCGGCAGCAGCGGGGCCGCCACTTCATCATTACTTGCGGGCATCACCGCGCCCATCTTCAATGCCGGCAAACTACGCAATCAGGTGGTGATACAAGATGCGGTGCGTGAGCAGGCATTGGTTGCCTATGAACAATCGGTACTGACCGCCTTGCAGGAGGTGGAAAACGCCCTGGTAGCATTCTCCCGTAACCGTGAAAGCAGCGAAGCGCTGACAAATGCCGCCGAATCGGCGCGCAATGCTGCCCGGTCGGCGCGGCAGCGTTACAGTGCCGGGTTGATCGATTTCCAGTCCGTTCTCGACACCGAACGCACCGTACTCTCAGTCGAAGACAGTCTTGCCAGCACCCGCGCCAATCAGGTAGCGGCCCTGATTCGCTTATACAAGGCACTGGGCGGCGGATGGTCGCCGCAGAACCAACCAGGCGCCACAGAGAAGGTAAAGTCATGA
- a CDS encoding MBL fold metallo-hydrolase produces MIFETIVVGQLGVNCFILGCEETREGIVVDPGADAERVLAVVQKLGLKIRYVINTHGHFDHMGGNRSIIEKTGAKLLIHESDVYFLSRAADSAASYGLKAENSSKPDDLLQDGMVVNFGKHQLKVLHTPGHTPGGCCLYLESEDKIITGDTLFAESVGRTDFPGSSQADLIDGIRTKLLVLPDETQAFPGHGPSTTIGHEKRHNPYL; encoded by the coding sequence ATGATATTCGAAACCATCGTAGTCGGCCAGCTGGGGGTCAACTGTTTCATCCTCGGCTGCGAAGAAACCCGGGAAGGGATTGTTGTAGATCCCGGAGCGGATGCGGAGCGGGTCCTGGCGGTAGTCCAGAAGCTGGGGCTGAAGATCAGGTATGTAATCAATACACATGGGCATTTCGACCATATGGGGGGAAACCGGAGTATCATTGAGAAAACCGGAGCCAAGCTACTGATCCACGAGTCGGATGTCTATTTCCTTTCCCGCGCCGCAGATTCAGCGGCTTCATATGGACTGAAGGCAGAAAACTCCTCCAAACCTGACGACCTTCTTCAGGACGGGATGGTGGTAAATTTCGGCAAGCATCAACTGAAGGTGCTGCATACGCCGGGACATACTCCGGGAGGCTGCTGCCTGTACCTGGAGAGCGAAGACAAGATCATCACCGGAGACACCCTTTTTGCCGAGTCGGTTGGGCGCACCGATTTCCCGGGCAGCTCCCAGGCCGACCTGATTGACGGCATACGCACCAAACTGCTTGTGCTGCCGGATGAGACCCAGGCTTTTCCCGGTCATGGGCCGTCGACGACCATAGGCCATGAGAAGCGGCACAATCCATATCTGTGA
- a CDS encoding zinc dependent phospholipase C family protein gives MLLISFALLLIVLMPHEALAWGAGIHLQLGSVILNNLQALQPAVAAIISEFPNDFLYGCIAADITIGKKFTHYLLHCHRWRIGLKVLENAEMDAQKACAYGYLAHLAADTVAHNYYVPYKVMRSFSTMTLKHAYWEMRFETFVDKEIWDGARKVSMEHYRKNDALLRKVLSDTLFSFGTNKRIFNSILLVSRLEKWQQVLQTLSDISRFGLEEVDRDEYMSLAEEAVFSFLTDFEDSRFFQADPTGERALATAEAVRKNLRLLYRSGKITKQQANEQLDEIKGKLHEAICKPELLLQILSTE, from the coding sequence ATGTTGCTCATATCTTTCGCCCTTCTACTCATCGTTTTAATGCCCCATGAAGCACTCGCCTGGGGTGCCGGAATTCACCTGCAGCTGGGCTCCGTCATACTCAACAACCTTCAGGCATTGCAGCCTGCCGTGGCAGCCATTATCAGTGAATTTCCCAATGATTTCCTCTATGGCTGCATCGCCGCGGACATCACCATCGGCAAGAAATTCACCCATTATTTGCTCCACTGCCATCGCTGGCGGATCGGGCTGAAAGTCCTGGAAAATGCAGAGATGGATGCTCAGAAAGCCTGCGCCTATGGCTACCTGGCCCATCTTGCCGCAGACACCGTCGCCCACAACTATTATGTCCCCTATAAGGTGATGCGAAGCTTTTCCACCATGACCCTGAAACATGCCTACTGGGAAATGAGATTCGAAACCTTCGTCGACAAGGAGATCTGGGACGGCGCCCGGAAGGTGTCCATGGAGCATTACCGCAAGAATGACGCTCTGTTGAGAAAGGTATTGTCCGACACACTGTTTTCTTTCGGCACCAACAAGCGTATCTTCAACTCCATCCTGCTGGTAAGCCGGCTGGAAAAATGGCAGCAGGTCCTGCAGACCCTCTCTGACATTTCCCGTTTTGGTCTGGAGGAGGTGGATCGTGACGAATACATGAGTCTGGCCGAAGAAGCGGTTTTCAGCTTCCTCACTGATTTCGAAGATTCACGGTTCTTCCAGGCGGACCCCACCGGGGAGCGAGCCCTTGCCACGGCTGAAGCAGTGAGGAAGAATCTGAGACTGCTCTACCGCAGCGGCAAGATCACCAAGCAGCAGGCCAATGAACAGCTGGATGAAATTAAGGGAAAGCTGCACGAAGCCATTTGTAAGCCGGAGCTGTTGCTGCAGATCCTCTCCACAGAGTAG
- a CDS encoding ATP-binding protein: MNISITHKLFFAILAAAGLAVISLVFIMQWNLSRGFLRYVNSLERSSVSRLVSRLEQSYGEDRNWLSIQQTPAKWRELVKISLPEDSPASGPQRRAMESYRRVPPPVVRHFMQRLFLLDARKKPLIAEAPIPAGAELTPVHFDGTVVGYVGLLPRTNISDDHQRRFLREQKLAFIVVAGVVVLLAAGLSLLLARRLVKPIAELAKATDRLATGDFTIRVSAEANDELGRLAQDFNALAEVLAKNEQARRQWVADISHELRTPLAVLRGEIEALQDGIRQPSPETIASLHGEVLRLGRLVDDLYQLSLSDLSAMTYRKFDLDLSEVLSAAVAGYRQGFASKDITVRAGIPGQPVAFWGDRERLHQLFANLLDNALKYTNPGGTLQITMEKSAGCTVISFQDSPPGVTLAESEKLFERLYRVDSSRNRSTGGAGLGLAICRNIVEAHGGTITAQPSPLGGLWMRIELPGKGRRS; this comes from the coding sequence ATGAATATCAGCATTACTCATAAATTGTTTTTCGCCATTCTGGCGGCAGCCGGCCTGGCTGTTATCAGCCTGGTTTTCATCATGCAGTGGAATCTCAGCCGCGGTTTCCTGCGATATGTCAATTCATTGGAACGGTCAAGCGTAAGCCGCCTGGTGAGCCGGTTGGAACAGTCCTATGGGGAGGACCGCAATTGGCTGTCGATCCAACAAACCCCGGCAAAATGGCGGGAACTGGTGAAAATCTCTCTCCCTGAGGACAGTCCTGCAAGTGGACCACAAAGGCGCGCCATGGAGTCCTACCGACGGGTACCCCCACCGGTGGTCCGGCACTTTATGCAGCGATTGTTTCTTCTCGATGCCCGGAAGAAGCCTTTGATAGCTGAGGCTCCCATACCAGCGGGAGCTGAGCTGACGCCGGTGCATTTTGACGGCACGGTCGTCGGCTATGTGGGACTTCTTCCCCGCACCAATATCTCAGATGACCATCAACGCAGGTTCCTGAGAGAGCAGAAACTTGCGTTCATTGTTGTGGCAGGGGTTGTCGTTCTGCTGGCCGCGGGCCTGTCGCTTTTGCTGGCCAGACGATTGGTGAAGCCCATCGCAGAATTGGCCAAGGCCACCGATCGCCTTGCTACCGGTGACTTCACCATTCGCGTGTCGGCCGAGGCAAATGATGAACTGGGTCGCCTTGCTCAGGATTTCAATGCATTGGCAGAGGTGCTGGCGAAAAACGAACAGGCACGGCGGCAGTGGGTAGCCGATATCTCCCACGAACTGAGAACCCCTCTTGCGGTCCTGCGAGGTGAAATAGAAGCGCTTCAGGATGGCATCCGGCAACCGTCCCCGGAGACCATTGCCTCGCTCCATGGCGAGGTGCTCCGTCTGGGACGGCTGGTTGATGACCTCTACCAGCTTTCCCTGTCCGACCTGAGTGCCATGACCTACAGAAAGTTCGATCTCGACCTGAGCGAAGTCCTTTCAGCAGCCGTTGCCGGATACCGCCAGGGGTTTGCCTCCAAGGATATTACCGTAAGAGCCGGAATCCCCGGCCAGCCGGTCGCATTTTGGGGTGACCGTGAGCGGCTGCACCAGCTGTTTGCCAACCTGTTGGACAATGCATTGAAGTACACAAACCCGGGCGGAACGTTGCAGATCACCATGGAAAAGAGCGCCGGGTGCACAGTGATCAGTTTCCAGGATTCTCCTCCGGGGGTCACGTTAGCAGAGTCGGAAAAGCTGTTCGAACGTCTGTATCGGGTCGATTCTTCCCGCAATCGGTCCACAGGAGGGGCCGGACTTGGCCTTGCCATTTGCCGCAATATTGTTGAGGCCCATGGAGGAACCATTACGGCGCAGCCATCACCTCTTGGCGGGCTATGGATGAGAATTGAGCTGCCTGGAAAGGGGAGACGTTCATGA
- a CDS encoding response regulator, with translation MSGMILIVEDEEKLAKLLADYLHQADYETHCLSDGSRVVPWIQAQKPEMILLDLMLPGKGGLEICKEIRSFSSVPIIMITARVEEIDRLLGLELGADDYICKPFSPREVVARVKAVLRRAHGAEAVNGKELVLDDSRYRAMLHDRDLHLTAVEFKLLSLLAASPGRIFGRQQLMDHIYPDQRIVSDRTIDSHIKKLRRKLSGADPGQEYIHSLYGAGYKFEP, from the coding sequence ATGAGCGGAATGATTCTCATAGTGGAAGATGAAGAGAAGCTGGCAAAGCTTCTGGCTGATTACCTGCATCAGGCGGACTATGAAACCCATTGCCTTAGTGACGGTTCAAGGGTCGTGCCATGGATTCAGGCGCAAAAGCCGGAGATGATCCTGCTTGATTTGATGCTGCCGGGTAAGGGAGGGCTGGAGATCTGCAAGGAGATCCGATCCTTTTCATCGGTACCGATAATCATGATTACTGCCAGAGTCGAGGAGATAGATCGGTTACTTGGCCTGGAATTGGGTGCCGATGACTACATCTGCAAGCCGTTCAGTCCCCGCGAGGTGGTGGCCAGGGTCAAAGCGGTATTGCGCAGGGCTCACGGAGCTGAAGCTGTCAATGGGAAGGAATTGGTCCTTGATGATTCCCGCTACCGGGCAATGCTCCATGACCGAGACCTTCACCTCACTGCCGTTGAGTTCAAGCTGCTCAGCCTGCTGGCAGCCAGCCCAGGAAGGATCTTCGGACGACAGCAGCTGATGGACCACATCTATCCGGACCAGCGTATCGTCAGTGATCGTACCATCGACAGTCACATAAAAAAATTACGCAGAAAGCTGTCAGGTGCAGATCCAGGACAAGAATATATCCATTCCCTTTACGGGGCAGGCTACAAATTTGAGCCGTAA
- a CDS encoding efflux RND transporter periplasmic adaptor subunit, with amino-acid sequence MKDTKTTQTNQEEPLKHLLAHRSAGRFSRGWLWLAGALIVVAAVAIFFLRPGDKSTAPRYQTEPVDVGTLVVKVSATGNLQPTNQVDVGSELSGIIDRVFVDDNGQVKRGQVLARLDPAKLQDAVAKSRASLAAAEAQVLQAQATTAEARAALARFRQVAQLSGGKVPSKAEMDSAEANLKRAEANEASARASVTQTRANLQSDETNLSKASIRSPINGVVLARKVEPGQTVAASFQAPVLFTLAEDLSKMELQVDVDEADVGQVKVGQKATFSVDAWPGRKYDAVITRVGYGSQKKEGVVSYLTVLQVANDDLSLRPGMTGIAEITTLVHDNALLVPNAALRFTPSTTGTRQKKSGSSVMGVLMPRPPRQAPKVLATSTGTPKVWVLLNGQPAAIDVKTGATNGRVTEILSGPLKSGMQVITEALGSSS; translated from the coding sequence ATGAAAGATACCAAAACCACGCAAACAAACCAGGAAGAACCCCTGAAACATCTTCTTGCCCACAGGTCCGCAGGGCGATTCTCCCGAGGCTGGCTGTGGCTGGCCGGTGCGTTGATCGTCGTTGCGGCCGTGGCCATTTTCTTCCTTCGCCCAGGCGATAAGTCAACCGCGCCCCGTTACCAGACCGAACCGGTCGATGTTGGCACGCTGGTGGTAAAGGTTTCCGCCACCGGCAATCTGCAGCCGACCAACCAGGTTGACGTGGGGAGCGAATTATCAGGCATCATAGATCGGGTATTTGTCGACGACAATGGCCAGGTCAAAAGGGGACAGGTTCTGGCACGCCTTGACCCGGCCAAGCTGCAGGATGCTGTGGCGAAGTCGCGCGCCAGCCTTGCCGCTGCCGAGGCGCAGGTGCTGCAGGCGCAGGCGACGACAGCTGAAGCACGGGCTGCACTGGCACGTTTTCGGCAGGTAGCACAACTTTCCGGCGGCAAGGTGCCCTCCAAGGCCGAGATGGACAGCGCCGAAGCCAATCTCAAGCGGGCCGAGGCCAACGAGGCCAGCGCCCGTGCCAGCGTTACCCAGACTCGGGCCAATTTGCAATCGGACGAAACAAACCTGTCCAAAGCTAGTATCCGCTCACCCATCAACGGTGTCGTGCTGGCCCGTAAAGTGGAGCCGGGGCAGACTGTGGCAGCATCTTTCCAGGCACCGGTGTTGTTCACCTTGGCCGAGGACCTGTCAAAGATGGAACTGCAGGTGGATGTGGACGAGGCCGACGTGGGTCAGGTGAAGGTCGGCCAGAAAGCGACCTTCAGTGTCGATGCTTGGCCAGGGCGCAAGTATGACGCGGTTATCACCAGGGTCGGCTATGGCTCCCAGAAAAAAGAGGGGGTTGTCTCCTACCTGACCGTGCTCCAGGTCGCTAACGATGATCTCTCCTTGCGCCCGGGCATGACCGGCATCGCCGAAATCACCACCCTGGTTCACGACAACGCGCTGCTGGTGCCGAACGCCGCTCTGCGCTTCACCCCGTCAACAACCGGTACCCGGCAGAAAAAGTCCGGCTCCAGTGTCATGGGTGTCCTGATGCCGCGGCCACCCCGCCAGGCGCCGAAGGTCCTGGCGACCTCCACCGGCACGCCAAAGGTGTGGGTGCTGCTCAATGGCCAGCCTGCGGCTATCGATGTCAAGACCGGCGCAACCAACGGCCGGGTGACCGAGATCCTCAGCGGACCGCTCAAATCAGGCATGCAGGTGATCACCGAGGCGCTGGGGAGTTCATCGTGA
- a CDS encoding Spy/CpxP family protein refolding chaperone: MKKKALVAAVLVAMAIGGGTAVFAGRGPGGDCDKKQGSEMHQGKFYQRMAKVLKLTDAQQNQIKSLISAERAASEPFIDQMHEKRKLLMQSGESTTFDEASVRSIAAAIAQIKTELAVIRVKTQTQIYTILTPEQRELAKSLKPNRKHGNRSSVPGDEE; this comes from the coding sequence ATGAAGAAAAAAGCATTGGTAGCGGCTGTGTTGGTAGCGATGGCCATTGGTGGAGGAACAGCGGTGTTTGCAGGACGCGGACCAGGGGGAGATTGCGACAAGAAGCAGGGGTCGGAGATGCATCAAGGGAAATTTTATCAGCGCATGGCGAAGGTGCTGAAACTGACGGATGCACAACAGAACCAGATAAAGTCGCTGATCAGTGCGGAGCGTGCCGCATCTGAACCTTTCATAGATCAGATGCACGAAAAACGCAAGCTACTCATGCAGTCAGGTGAAAGCACCACCTTTGACGAAGCCTCAGTTCGGAGTATCGCTGCCGCCATTGCCCAGATCAAAACGGAACTGGCGGTCATCCGGGTGAAGACCCAGACGCAGATATACACCATACTGACTCCCGAACAGCGGGAACTGGCAAAGAGTCTCAAGCCTAACAGGAAGCATGGTAATCGTTCTTCGGTGCCTGGAGACGAGGAGTGA
- a CDS encoding PaaI family thioesterase produces MYEKVYDTPMPAGGELPFELPEWIACAPFEEYLGMKIDEAAEGRAILTMPFTVKLSQGVGFMHGGAITALADTAVAMAIKSMLPEGSNFVTMDLGLKFHAPVRSGLVKAEARIVERDERNIKGEAEVFDEAGVKVATFTSVFRVRRQ; encoded by the coding sequence ATGTACGAAAAGGTCTATGACACTCCAATGCCAGCCGGGGGGGAGTTACCCTTTGAGCTGCCTGAATGGATAGCCTGTGCCCCCTTCGAGGAGTACCTGGGGATGAAAATAGATGAGGCTGCCGAAGGGCGGGCCATACTGACCATGCCGTTCACGGTCAAGCTGTCCCAGGGGGTGGGATTCATGCACGGTGGCGCCATCACTGCCCTGGCAGACACGGCTGTCGCCATGGCCATCAAAAGTATGCTGCCTGAGGGAAGCAATTTCGTCACCATGGATCTGGGCCTCAAATTCCATGCTCCGGTAAGATCCGGATTGGTTAAGGCCGAGGCGCGGATTGTTGAACGTGACGAAAGAAATATCAAGGGGGAAGCCGAAGTCTTCGACGAGGCGGGGGTCAAGGTGGCGACATTTACCTCGGTTTTTCGGGTGAGAAGGCAGTAG